The Bacteroidia bacterium sequence AAAAGTATTTATCGATTTGATGCCAATATGGGATTTTATTATAAATACCGGAAAAACGGACTTAAAGTAAGTCCACATGTAGGTTTATCATTATTTCATGTAACAATGCCAAACGAATCCTTTACTTCAGAAAAAAGTAGAATGCCTATCAGATACGTTTTAACCGGAGGATGTGAATACCATATTAACGAACAAATGTACATTCAGCCAAATATTTTAACGATGTTTCAGGCAAAGGCAACTGATTTAGTATTTTCAACTCTTTTCTATTACAAAATAAATGACACTCCATATCAAACAATTGCAGGATTAGCATATAGAAATAAAGATGCAGTAATGATACATTTAGGATTAAAATATAATCAATGTGTATTCAGATTAAGCTATGACATAAACACTTCTTATCTAAAGAAATATACTAATGGTAGAGGTGGGCTTGAAATCTCAATTATTTATGTTCAAAAAGCTAAGAAAACTGTGAATAGAACAATTATCCATTAAAACAGCCGAAATTTCATAAATTTATTTTGAGCCAGATATAATAAAATATTTATCTGGCTCTTTTATTTATTAGTATCTAATT is a genomic window containing:
- a CDS encoding PorP/SprF family type IX secretion system membrane protein — protein: MKTNKIIFGICFILSIFLFTKAYSQDHHFSQFDATLQALNPALCGMSWGDEFAWRANTSYRSQWRGIATKPFNNQLLSFDMPYKGFGIGGYLLNTRSGAGFLNTLNFMVGGAYEITLDPKNEHNLFGGLQIGLFNRSIKVDNLIFDSQYSYATNSYDENIISGEILENKSIYRFDANMGFYYKYRKNGLKVSPHVGLSLFHVTMPNESFTSEKSRMPIRYVLTGGCEYHINEQMYIQPNILTMFQAKATDLVFSTLFYYKINDTPYQTIAGLAYRNKDAVMIHLGLKYNQCVFRLSYDINTSYLKKYTNGRGGLEISIIYVQKAKKTVNRTIIH